The genomic DNA CAAGTAGGGATCGAAGGCCACCATGGCCAGGCGCGCCGCTACCAGCAGCAGTGTCAACATCCCGGCGATGGCGAGCCAGGCTCGGCGTCCGCGCGCTAGGTGGACGCCAACGGCTCCGACCAGGAAAGCCACGGTTGCCAGCGCCAAGGGGACGCGCAGGTACGCGAATGACCGAACGGTGAGGTCGCCCATGTGACCGAGCGAGAGGGTATAGACGGCATACACATCGGGGCTTTTTGCCAGCGCCTGCGCGATGTCGCCTGGCGTGGGCGTGTTCCAGTTGACGACCAGCAGCGCTCCGGCCGCCAACGCGGCCAGGGCTGCCACACCGGAAGCGAGCCAGCGCCCGACGGCTTGAAACCGCCCTTCCTGAGTCAACGCCGCGCCCAGCAGGACGGCCACTGCTGGGTAAATCGGCAGTGAGTAGTATTCCTGCGTCGTCGAAAACGAAAAAAACACCATGACGAAGCCGATCCACACCACGGCTAGCAACGTCATCTGCTCGGCGCGGGTCGCGGGCCGGCGCGTCAACCGCAGCCGCGCCACACCGGGGAGAAACAGGCTCCACGGAAAGAACCAAACCAGGTGCGACAGCCAAAACCACAGTCGGGGCACGGTGTTGTAGTCGCGGGGATAGCGTCGCCCCAAAAACCGCAGCACATGTTCATTGAACACGAAAAACCAAAAAAAGCCCCGATACTGGCCCGGCTCGCTGGTCAGCGTAAAGTCAACGTAGGGTGGATTCCGTAGTGTGGCGGCGACAAACCAGGGAAGCGTCAAGCTCAGAACGAGGCAGGTGGTCGTCACCGGACGCCAACGCTGCCAGAAGTTGCGCTGCCGCCACTGTCCAGTCGCCAGGGCATAGAGGCCCATGGCCGCGAGGGGAAACACCAACCCAATGAAGCCCTTGAACAGAAAGCCGGCGGCCAGGCTGACGGCCATGAGCGCCGACCAGCGCCGGGGATGGGCTTCCTGCGGGTCGAGCGCCCGCAAATATGCCCACAGGGCCAGCGCGACACTGAGCGCCAGTAACACATCCACGATGAGTATGCGGGTAAAGAGAAACAAGCCGATGCTCGTGGCCAGAACCAGTCCGGCGTAAAAGCCGGCCCGCGCGCCAAACGCCCACGTCCCCATGCGCAGCGTCAGCCAGCCCAGCGCCAGAATGCCCAACCCAATCGGAAGCCGCGCCGCCCAGTCGTGGACGCCAAACACGGCGAACGAGAGCGCGATGAGCCAATACTTGAGCGGGGCCTTTTCCAGATACACAATGCCGTTGAGCCGGGGCGTCACCCAGTCGCCGGTTTCCAGCATCGTGCGTGCAATTTGCGCCTGCGTGGCGTCCACGTCATCCATGAGGTAAGGCGGCGGGAAACAGGCGCTGAGAAAGATGATGGCGACGGCCATCCAGACCAGCCACTCTGGACAACGTTCCAAGCGGTCACTTGACGGCACGTGCTTCTCCCTCCACCTTGACTTGGCGCGTCAGTGGCTGAAAGCGCCCCCCGTCGAGAAGCACGTAGCGTTCCCCACGCCACTCGATGGTCTTGCCTAAAAACCCACCGATCCAGGACATCCAGCTTATCAAGTCCTGTAACGGGATGAGCCAGAGATGATGCTTCACGGCGCGGTCGCCGAGCCGCCGCGCCAGGGTCAAGGCCAAGCCGATCCGCAGGAGCAACCCTGTCGAGAAGACGGCCAGGTTCAGCGGCCACGGCGTCAGCGCCGCAAAGCCCATGGCCCACACCAGCCCGTAAGTAAACCCCTGTCCGACGTAGCCCGCCGGACGCGAGAACCGGCTACTGCGATTCCAGCGCAGGCGGTGCTTGAAGTTGGTCAGAAAACCACGCGCGGTGGCGACATGTTCGACGGCCTGTGGTAGCAGCAGCACCTTCCAGCCCGCCTGCGCGGCCCAAGCGCCAAGCACGAAGTCATCGGCCAGGTAGTCCTTCATGGCGGCAAAGCCACCAATGGCTTTCAAGCAGTCGCGGCGAATGGCCATCGAGGGGCCGAGGGCAAACTTCATGCCTTCCAGCCGTTCGGCGACGATGACACCGGCCATGAATTCGGTCGTCATGCCGAGCGCTTCAAGCCGTGACCAGAGATCGCCGCTTGCCACGCCACGGTAGGGGTGGGTAATGCCGCCCACGTTCCGGTCGGCGAAAGCCGCCGCTACGCCGCCAAGGTAGTCGGCGGAAACTTTCGTGTCACTGTCGGTAATCACCAGCAGGTCGTAGGCGGCCGCTTCCGCCATTTTCTCCAGACTGAAGACCTTGGCGTTGGCGTAGGGCGGCTCGCCGGTAAACAGGAGCTGGGCGCGGACGCCAGGAAACCGCGCCCGCAGGCGACGCACGACCGCCACGGCCGGGTCGTCGTGGGTCCGCACGGCAAAAATTAGCTCAAAACGCGGATACTTGAGTTGAAAGAAGCTGCTGAGACAGGTTTCCAGCTCAGTTTCCGCGCCGCACAGTGGTTTGAGCAACGAAATCGGCGGCAGGTGCTTCTTGGACAACCGTTTGGGGCTGATGCGGTGGCGCGGAAAGATCGCCGCCGACCAGAGCGCCAGCAGGAAATAGACCAATCCGCCAACGGCAGCCAGTCCCACGATGCTTTGCAAGCCAAGCCAGAAGAACAGCACGTAGTACCTTCCATCGTTCGTTCAGACACAAAACTTTAGGTTATAGTCGTCAACCTATGTCGAAACAAGTCCCCCCGGAAGTGCCGCGCGCCGTGTTTTTTGTCGCCACGCCCGGCGAGCGTCGCGCCATCATTGGCGACCACCTCGGCAACGCCCACGTCGTTCTCACGGGGGTTGGCCCGGCCAATGCCGCTCGAACCGCGCACCAGACGCTGGCGGCGCTGGCGGCGCAGGGACGTCCGTCGGTCGTGGTCGTTGGCATTGGGGGCGCGCTTGCCCCGTCACTGTCGGTCGGCGATGTCGTGCTGGGAACGAACACGCTGGCGACCGAGGGCGCACCGCTTCCGGGTTGCGCCACCGGGTTGAGCCGCCTCGCGGCACGACTTGCCGCTACCGGACGCCCTGTTTACCAGGGCGACCACCTCACCGTCCCCTATGTCGTTTGCCAGGCAATGGAAAAGCGCCGCTTGCACCAACAAACCGGGGCCTGGGTCGTGGACATGGAAAGCCACGCGATTGCGCAAGTGGTTCAGCGTTATGCCCTGCCACTGCTGCTGGTGCGGGTTATCAGCGACGACGCGCGCCAGGATTTACCCAACTTGAATGCTGGATTTGGCGACAACTACCACCTGCGTCCACTGGGCATGACGGCGGCGCTGTTGGCGAACCCGCTGGCAGCCGGCCGATTTCTCGGTAATCTACGGCTGGCGATACGGGAACTTCGCCAGGTTGTCCGCGTATGCTTCGCCGGTGAATTTTGAATGCGCTCGAAATGCGCCAAGGCAACAGTTCTGCCATGACTACAATCCGCTTTTGCTCAATCCTGCTTTGGCTGGGCTGGCTGGCGCTGGGCAATGCCCTCGGACAACAAACCAGCGTGGTGGCATTCACCATTACCGACGCCAGCTCACAAAAACCCTTGGCCGGCGCGACCATCACGCTTACGCCCAATAGTAGCACCCCCATGGCCCGCGCCCTGACGCGCGTGACGGATGCAGCCGGCAAGGCAACGTTTACGGATGTGCCCGGCGGCATCTATACGCTCGTCATCGCCGTGCCGGGTTACGACACCCTGACTGATGAGCAATATGCGGTTGAGCCGGGCGTGCTGGCCGAACAACCCATCGGGCTGAGCCTGACGGGTGGCGAAGTGGTCGAGGTGCGCGGCGACACCGAGCGCCCCCTGGTTGAACAAGGGAGCGGTCCTTCCGACCGCATCACTCCGGCGGAAATCCGCATCCTGCCGGCGCGCGGCCGCGACATTCTCACGTCCTTTCCGCCGGTTCCAAACGTCATCCGCTCCAATGACGGCCGAACCAGCATCAAAGGCGCACGCGAAGACCAGAGCGCAGTCCTGGTCAACGGCAATATCAGCAACGATCCGGCGACGGGCGCTTTCCAGGTTGAAATTCCGCTCGAAGCCGTCGAGCGGGCTGAAGTCTTCACCAATCCCTACTTGCCGGAGTTTGGCAAGTTCACGGGTGGGGTCACGCGGGTCGAGACGCGCCCCGGCAACAACAAATGGCAGTTCGGCTTGAACGACTTTTTCCCCGAACCGCGGTTCCGTGGCGGCAAGCTCTTCGGTTTTGCCAACGTTTCGCCACGGGTGAACGTATCTGGCCCGATCGTCCGTGACAAAGCATTCTTCGCGCAAGCCTTTGAGGTCATCGTGGATAAAGCGGTGGTCCGGGGCCTGCCGAATCCCGATAATGAAGTTCGCAAGTACTCGTTCCGTAGCTTCAGCCAGTTCGACGTCCTCCTGACCGGACGCCAAACCCTGACCAGCACGGTCAACGTCGCGCGCCGACTGGTTCGGAATGTGGGGCTGGACTTTTTCAATCCGGTTCCCGTGTCCCCGAATCAGCGCACCACCGACATTGCGGTGGCCGGGACACACCGCTATGCCACCGATGCCGGCTCAACCCTGGAAACGCACTTCAACTACAAGCGCATTGGGGTTGAAGTCTTTGGCAAGGGCGCGGAAACCATGGTCATCACGCCACTTGGACGCAGCGGGAGCTTTTTTACCGAATCAGACCGGACAACCGAGCGTTACCAGCTACAGTTTTCAAATGCCATGGCGTCGTTTGAGGCACAGGGCTGGCATCGCATCAAGTTTGGCTTTGATGTCAACGCCATGCGCAATCGCGGCGGCATCACCAGTCGGCCGGTCGAAATTCGGCGCGCCGATGGCACGCTGCTTCAACGCATCACCTATGCCAATCGGGGCAACCTTCGGGCCGACAACATCGAAGTCTCCGGCTACGCCCAGGATCAGTGGCTTATCCGGCCCAACTTACAGCTCGACTTTGGGCTACGGATCGAAACCCAGCAGGCAGCCACCAGTATCAACTTTGCGCCACGGGTAGCACTGTCCTATGCGCCGGGCAAGACGGACAGCACTGTGCTCCGGGCCGGCTTTGGGCTGTTTTATGACAAGCTTCCCCTCAACGCCCTGGCTTTTCGGGACATGCCGCGGCAGGTTGTGACGACGTTCAACCCGGACGGGACCATCCGCGATCCGGCGCGGGCGTTTGTTTATGACCTTGCCCGCGACCCGACGAATGACCCCGGACGGGGCGGCGACTTCCGCGTGCCGTTCAACCGGACCTTTCGCGTCGAATTTGCCCAACGGGTGACAAAGCGCGTCCTGACCAAACTGGCCTACCTTGACAGCCGAACGTTCAATGACTTGTTCATCGAGCCGATTCTGCGTCCGACGGATGGCGTCATTCGGCTGTTCAACACCGGACGGGCAACTTACCGAGCCTTTGAAGCCACGGCCGACATCAAGTTCACGAACAACCAAACGTTGACCGTGTCCTATGTACGGAGCAAGGCGCGCGCGCAACTGAACGATTTCATTTCATATTTTGGTGATATTCCAAATCCGGTCATTCGTCCTGACCAGTTTGGCAACGCGCCGATTGATGCGCCCAATCGTTTCTTTGCGCGGGGCGTTTTTGCGCTGCCGTGGCAAGTCAAGCTGGCCCCGATTTTTGAGTGGCGAGATGGTTTTCCCTTCAGCCTCACCAACGAGGCTCAGGATTTCATCGGTCAGCGGAACGCCGATACCACCCGCTTCCCACGTTTCATGGCGCTTGACTTGGCCGTGACGAAAACCTTTACCATCCCGGATTGGCTGAAGCCGACGCTGTTTGGCAAAAAATCAGATATTCGTTCGGCGAGCTTCACGGTAAGCATCTTCAACATCACCAATAACTTCAATCCAAGAAACGTATTTGCCAACACCGGCGCTCCGCAGTTTGGTACCTTTTTTGCCGTCTATCGGAGATTCTACCGCATTGATTTCAATGTAAATTTTTAGTCCCTAACCGGCAAAGGAAAAACCGAGACATGGAATCCACCCTGGATAGCCTGAGAGAACAATATCATCGCCGATTTGCGCCATTAGCCAGATACAGGAGTGAAGTCTGGAAAGTCATCTTGGAGTCCTACTTGCAAGAGAAAATTGGCTACAACAAAATCGTCCTCGATCTAGGGTGTGGATGGGGAGAATTTATCAACAATGTACAGG from Chloracidobacterium validum includes the following:
- a CDS encoding phosphorylase family protein is translated as MSKQVPPEVPRAVFFVATPGERRAIIGDHLGNAHVVLTGVGPANAARTAHQTLAALAAQGRPSVVVVGIGGALAPSLSVGDVVLGTNTLATEGAPLPGCATGLSRLAARLAATGRPVYQGDHLTVPYVVCQAMEKRRLHQQTGAWVVDMESHAIAQVVQRYALPLLLVRVISDDARQDLPNLNAGFGDNYHLRPLGMTAALLANPLAAGRFLGNLRLAIRELRQVVRVCFAGEF
- a CDS encoding TonB-dependent receptor, coding for MTTIRFCSILLWLGWLALGNALGQQTSVVAFTITDASSQKPLAGATITLTPNSSTPMARALTRVTDAAGKATFTDVPGGIYTLVIAVPGYDTLTDEQYAVEPGVLAEQPIGLSLTGGEVVEVRGDTERPLVEQGSGPSDRITPAEIRILPARGRDILTSFPPVPNVIRSNDGRTSIKGAREDQSAVLVNGNISNDPATGAFQVEIPLEAVERAEVFTNPYLPEFGKFTGGVTRVETRPGNNKWQFGLNDFFPEPRFRGGKLFGFANVSPRVNVSGPIVRDKAFFAQAFEVIVDKAVVRGLPNPDNEVRKYSFRSFSQFDVLLTGRQTLTSTVNVARRLVRNVGLDFFNPVPVSPNQRTTDIAVAGTHRYATDAGSTLETHFNYKRIGVEVFGKGAETMVITPLGRSGSFFTESDRTTERYQLQFSNAMASFEAQGWHRIKFGFDVNAMRNRGGITSRPVEIRRADGTLLQRITYANRGNLRADNIEVSGYAQDQWLIRPNLQLDFGLRIETQQAATSINFAPRVALSYAPGKTDSTVLRAGFGLFYDKLPLNALAFRDMPRQVVTTFNPDGTIRDPARAFVYDLARDPTNDPGRGGDFRVPFNRTFRVEFAQRVTKRVLTKLAYLDSRTFNDLFIEPILRPTDGVIRLFNTGRATYRAFEATADIKFTNNQTLTVSYVRSKARAQLNDFISYFGDIPNPVIRPDQFGNAPIDAPNRFFARGVFALPWQVKLAPIFEWRDGFPFSLTNEAQDFIGQRNADTTRFPRFMALDLAVTKTFTIPDWLKPTLFGKKSDIRSASFTVSIFNITNNFNPRNVFANTGAPQFGTFFAVYRRFYRIDFNVNF
- a CDS encoding ArnT family glycosyltransferase, giving the protein MPSSDRLERCPEWLVWMAVAIIFLSACFPPPYLMDDVDATQAQIARTMLETGDWVTPRLNGIVYLEKAPLKYWLIALSFAVFGVHDWAARLPIGLGILALGWLTLRMGTWAFGARAGFYAGLVLATSIGLFLFTRILIVDVLLALSVALALWAYLRALDPQEAHPRRWSALMAVSLAAGFLFKGFIGLVFPLAAMGLYALATGQWRQRNFWQRWRPVTTTCLVLSLTLPWFVAATLRNPPYVDFTLTSEPGQYRGFFWFFVFNEHVLRFLGRRYPRDYNTVPRLWFWLSHLVWFFPWSLFLPGVARLRLTRRPATRAEQMTLLAVVWIGFVMVFFSFSTTQEYYSLPIYPAVAVLLGAALTQEGRFQAVGRWLASGVAALAALAAGALLVVNWNTPTPGDIAQALAKSPDVYAVYTLSLGHMGDLTVRSFAYLRVPLALATVAFLVGAVGVHLARGRRAWLAIAGMLTLLLVAARLAMVAFDPYLGSYPLAKALVTAQRTHPGRVVVDNQYYAFSSVFFYANVKGALLLNGRTTNLEYGSHAPGAPDVFLDDDTFAKVWRGPERTYLLVEDVHLPRIEKLVGVETLHQIATSGGKFLLCNQPKVQEEPHLSTQRNLRKVLP
- the hpnI gene encoding bacteriohopanetetrol glucosamine biosynthesis glycosyltransferase HpnI codes for the protein MLFFWLGLQSIVGLAAVGGLVYFLLALWSAAIFPRHRISPKRLSKKHLPPISLLKPLCGAETELETCLSSFFQLKYPRFELIFAVRTHDDPAVAVVRRLRARFPGVRAQLLFTGEPPYANAKVFSLEKMAEAAAYDLLVITDSDTKVSADYLGGVAAAFADRNVGGITHPYRGVASGDLWSRLEALGMTTEFMAGVIVAERLEGMKFALGPSMAIRRDCLKAIGGFAAMKDYLADDFVLGAWAAQAGWKVLLLPQAVEHVATARGFLTNFKHRLRWNRSSRFSRPAGYVGQGFTYGLVWAMGFAALTPWPLNLAVFSTGLLLRIGLALTLARRLGDRAVKHHLWLIPLQDLISWMSWIGGFLGKTIEWRGERYVLLDGGRFQPLTRQVKVEGEARAVK